CTTGATAGGTTTATTCACTAAAGGTGCCTCGtcaatatcatcattatcatctcaATCCAGGAGAAGAAGGATAAAAGAAGGCTCGACCTAGACTGTCTCTGCTGATGATCTGAAACTGGGGGAGCCTGAATGCCTCAAACTTCCTCTTAGTCATCCCGTTCATTACTAAACCATCTCTTTCTAGTTTGAATCAAATCAAGTCTTAACGCTATGCTCGAACAAAGAAACTTATCACATTGAAGCATTATGGTCATAAAGCCCTACACATGAGATTTTTACAAGTCAACGCACCTTCATATGAAAATTATCATGTTTGTCTTACACTTACATAATCAGTAATACTAAAACAACACAGACacgtttattttttgtatacatattcTTACGGATGAAatgtattggtttttattttttttaatgcgttCCTTTCTACAAGTTTTAGCGACCCATCATGTCAAAAAAAGAACACTCTGAGAAAGACCATATCCAGATCTGGAAAAACACAACGGGCTTGTATCGTATATCCTAAGTGAGCAATGAATACAATAATAATCCTTTACTGCTCAGGCCACTTCAAGTCATTACAGAAACGAAAGTAAACTTTCCTAACGCTGAGAGTGTTTCGTGAACCATCTGATATCTGTTATTGTCAGGTGACAATGCTTTAGTCGTCGTTCCATAAAGCTTGTGCATGATGACAGCATGCAATCTTACATTTTAAAGACTTTGTATTGCTGCTAACAACTGATTCGTCACCGGGATAAGGAGCTCAACTCAAAGTCTGACATTTTTGTACTTGGAAAACAAACAGATTGAAGAGGAAGAAGTCCCAGCGAACTCCTTTGTCTTCGTTAATCATGTTCTGGAAATACAAACTGCCTTGACAAGATTCATTATGTGAAAGGCTTTTGCTGAAAAAGAGTGATGTTAATCACCAAAGGAAGGAAAAGGTAGGCTACAGCGTTTAAGTGAAGACAATCCAAGTTGACTTGTGGACAGCCATTACCAATCCTCTCATCTCCTCACAACCGTCGACACAGAAAACTTGTTCCTCAAAAGTAAACCTAAGACGCTATTCTTTCACAAACACCTGTTATTTTTAATCGATTATTATgccaaatcacaaaaaacaacatatatattcTACAACTGAAATACAGTCtttctgtacatacatacatgtatgccaTTAGATGCatccatgtatgtatgcattcgtATACACAGAACATATAAGTACGTAGCCTGCGATGCAGCGATATAAAACTTATCCATATGATACATATACAGCACATTTGGTAACTGAAGGGCAAATCGCGTTACTAAACCACGTACCATATTTCATAAGAGTAATTAACTGGAATGCTAATCATACATACGAAATACTGCAAACACTGTTTTCTGATTCCCTTCCACCAGATCAAGCAGCCTTTAGTTAAACACTTCACAATGGAGACACGCTCTGCGTTCTCCTTCATACCTCTTGAACCATTTAGCCTCCACTATTTCAAGAGAACTGTGGACAAAGTGAATTTTCCTCGAAATAAACCTCTTTGTTGGCAAGGCATCATTATTATCTTCGTCTGAGTCACTAACGTGAGAGATGCGCAAGTGTTGTCTGTTATCGTCTGCAAATGGAGTCAACGATATACAAATATAGCTACTTGTAATTCAAAACATAGTTATGAAACTACTACGTACGTAAAAATCCTCGTTTCGTCCAGGGAAACTTTCGGTATTCGTGGGTTTCGTGGCACAATATAAATTGTTCTGTTTCTTTTTCCAAAGAAGATTTTCGtttcgagaaaaaaaataggaagaagAAGCGAAGACGTGAGACTTCTTGGCGAAACGAGTTCCTTATAAGGTAATCCACCTCTTGATGAGTTATATATCTACATGAATGACACTGCCggatgtgtgtgtctgtctgtctgtcttttttctcTTCGCTCTCCCCAacctctctatatctctctctctctctccgtctacgggatgtcctcctcctcctcgcggaACAAGTAGGTGCTCCAGTAGACCACGTTGAAGAGCGCGAAGACCAGCGGGAAGGTGATCCTCGAGATGACGTCAATCCTTTTACTCCTGCTGGGGAACTTGGAGAGCCAGGACCCGCAGCAACGTCTCGGCGGAGGGGGCTGCATGTGGATCTCGCACTGCCGAGCCTTATCCAGGGAGAGACCATCACCGTGGGTCCTCATCAGGGGCTTCTGTTAAGACCAGCATCAGTACGGTCAAGCCTAACACTAACGGGACCCCCCAAAGAGACCACCGGAGCAAGAGACTCATTCGGGAAACGGAAAACTGCCTAATACGCATCGAAAGCCGAGGCCTGCGTGatattaaggatttttttccttttaaaatacttTCTAAGGTTGATCCGATAATCTTGAAAGCTAGTTTTAATCGCGTTTCTGAACAAAGCATCTTCAGCGGCGACGTCGAAGCTAGTTTTAATCGTATTCATAAGGTATGTCGAAGCTAGTTTTAAGTACTTATAAACAAAGCATGTCGAAGCTAGTTTGAATCGCCGAAGCTAGTTCTCATCGTTTTTATAAATAAAGCATGTCAAAGCTTGTTTTAATCGTATTTGTACACAGCATCTTCAGCGCCgacataattttaatttatttttgaacaaAGCATAAGCGTTGAGCTGGTTTTAATCGCATTTCCAGCAAAGCATCTTCACGTCGACATAATTCTAATCGTGTTTCTATACTAATAGTTTTCAGCTTCTACTCGTATTTCATAACAAAGCATCTTCAGTGTCGAATTCGAAGCTAGTTTTAATTAAATCTCTGAACAAAGCATCTTCGGGGTCGACAGCAGTTTTAATCGCATTTCTCAACAAAACATCTTCGGCATCGACGCTTTAATTTTAATCGTATTTCTGAGCAAAGCATCTTCAGCTTCGAGCTAGTTTTAATCACGTATCTAGACAAAGCATCCTCAGCCTCGACATCGACGCTAGTTTTAGTCGCATTTCTGAACAAAGCATCTTCAGCATCGATGCTATAATTCTAATCGTATTTCTGAACAAAGTACTACTGAGGTGTCGAGCTAGTTTTAATCGCATTTCTTAACAAAGCATCTTCAGCATCGAAGCTATAATTCTAATCGTGTCTCTGAACAAAGCACTACTTAGGCGTCGAGCAATAGTTTTAATCGTGTTTCTGAATCAAGCATCTTCAGCCTCGACGTCGACGGTAGTTCTAATCGTATTTCTGAACAAAGCATCTTCAGCTTCGACGTCGAGGGTAGTTTTCATCGCATTTCTAAACAAAGCATCTTCAACATCGACGCTATAATTCTAATCGTATTTCTGAACAATGCATCTTCAGCTTCGACGTCGAGGGTAGTGTTAATCGGATTTCTAAACAAAGCAACTTCAGCATCGAAGCAATAATTCTAATCGTATTTCTGAACAAAGCACTACTTAGGCGTCGAGCTAGTTTTAATCGTATTTCTGAACAAAGAGTCTTCAGCATCGACGTCGACGCAATTTTACTCACGTTTCTGAATAAAGCGTCTTCAGTATCGACGTCGACGTAATCATAATCATGCTTCTGAACAAAGCATCTTGGCCGTCGTCGCTAATTTGCCACAACAGACGGACCACCAATCTGCCAGCAACTCCTCTTTGACAAGAGGCTAAGCAATTCTGAGCTCTGGAAAAATCTATACTCTAACTCTAGGCCGATGAGTTTCTTGCTTCGGTGTCAGGAGACCCTCTTAAAATATATACTTCCTCATGGAACCTCATCAAtggagacttgtttttttttattaagtgtttaaacTTGGGGAAATAAGCAATTGTTGTCAGCCAAACTTAAGACAGAAAAACTATCCATTAACAAGTTTATCGATTCTGCAGTAACACTGGAAATGAAATGCTATCATTCAGGAACAACACACTTCTCACAACAACgatttaaataaaaagatactgagagagagagagagagagagagagagagagagagagagagagagagagagaggtattggaTTTGTCAAAAGGCAAACATAGAACATATTAAGTAAAAGTGATAATGAGAAATATTCTGAGCaacgtaacaacaacaacaacaacaacaacaaaaacaacaacactaataataataataataataataataataataataataataataataataataataataatatgttttgttaaagaggatggcagcatcagtggaattgattttatatatggtcttttcaattcgtcttattattctcttctcatcagggctgatatttgctaatagctggccgatgttcatactctggttaaggaaatcgcttataaaaatatttattgctaAGATAACTACAAGTGGCGTACGGTCGCCGTAGAGTATACAAATCTAAGGGCGTTAAGCCCTTAGATGGGAAAACTCTACGGTAACCATACGCCACGTTTAGCTTATcaataaatcatatttttataagacatttccttaaccagagtattaccatcggccagctattagcaaatatcagccccgatgagaagagaaaaataagaagaattgaaaagaccatatataaaatcaattacactgatgctgccatcttctttaacaaaacatatttgagaacatattataataaaaattattaagagtaacgtagtaataataataataataataataataataataataataataataataataataataataataacaaaggatTATgctaataatttgaaaaaatatgatttttttttggccaatacataaaaaaatattttgcttatcTAACAAGAacgatatagaaataaataaaaatagtgaatgtaagtgtattaaaaaattgataaataaaaacaaaaacaggaacAATACGGAATGCTCACTCATTCAAGTACAAAGGATTCTTTCGTGTAaacagctaattttttttttttttactggaaaatgAACTGAAATGAATTCACTACAGCCAGGCAGTGGGTGCAAGTTGGCAAGTGACATTTAAAATCGTAATTCAAGGACGCTCTCTTTCCCCACCccacttttttcacttttaataacgAATATATACCGCATGCATTGGATAGCAATTTGGTGTCCGGTAAGAACGCACCTATGAGtaaatttcttctttctttatttaaattttcagctgagggctccaaagggaaatcagccagcagagagagagagagagagagagagagagagagagagagagagagagagagagagagcaaaactgaTAAACATGAATTTCAGGAGATTTCAGCACAGAGCAGGAATGAACTGGCTCCTCGCTTcaatatttggagatcagaagatttcACATCGTATGATTTAATATGATTACacttttaatataaaatgttaaGAGTTAGCCATAACGGATAGTCATAACCCCGGGCTCTTGACAATGAGGGAAAACCAGTTGAGTGGGATACCAACCCTGGCGAACCCCAGCTGTTTACACGAACGTAAGAAAAAGGACACAAGATTTTAATTACTACCaaacattcttttatttctttagtaatcGGAAAAGAAGCCATTCTTAGCCACACAAAGAAGCTGGACATCATGCAAATTTGACTCTcgtacgaaaaaataaaaaaataaaaaagatatgattTAAGGcatgggaaaaagaaaagaaagcataCCAACAGTGCAGACACAACTCATGTACACCAAGATCAAGATAAAAGAACATCAAAACAGCATAAAAGGAAGATACGTTTAGAATAATATCAAATTTAACCTGATCtgcatctttaaaaaaaagtacaatgTGAACTTCTTTCTCAACAAAAATATTCCTCACAGTCGTTGATTTACGTAAAGATACAGTTCTTGACAAGATGAAGTATATACTGATTGAGAATTTGTTTGGGAACTCGTAACGGAGCATCTAATCTATCTGACACGGACACACTGCCTTCACCTTTTAAGTCTGTGGTTAAATGTAAtcttaaaattttcattaaatattacttTGAAAGGAAGCAAAGCAGAACATTAAAGGTTTTCCGTCACCGCACAGAAAGTCGTAATGGAAATGCAAATGGAGACCGTGTAAAcagtaacaagtctttgaaaaatACTCTTGCATACACGCAGAAGTCTGGCGCATGTACTAAGACGTCTGATCTTCAATTGAAATGGAAGttacattgaaaatgaaaaaaattaatacgtttatttaaataaactcaACTCACTTagtgaattatatttttgttGGAACAGAAGCAAACTTGACTTAGGTTAAACATACAAAAAACTCTCTTTACTGGCGtctaaaagttatttttaaactAAAACATCTAATATTCAAAGTATTATATTCTTACCAACCTTATTACTTAACCAAATATTTGAGGAGGAATAGGAAAGGGTGAGTCTCACTTAGGAACAGTACGGAGTATGAAATTCTAAGTTGAATTATACTCAAATTCTCATTTGTTCGGTCAAGGAGGAGCAACAGTCTCAAATTATTAGGTGAGTACAAATTGCTTATCGATTAGTAACTCGAAGGTCCTTACTCTCTCCttatggtagaattattcaaGGCTGTGAAATACTGAGGAAGCATCTTTCGCAgagttattttgtatatatatatatatatatatatatatatatatatatatatatatatatatatacatatatatataatttccaaataatttaaagtgaaaaaaactgCCCCTAAGAAAACTAtagcatatataaaaaagattttggAGAAGTGAATAAACAAGAGACTCTGTAATGTTGGGGCACAAGGACGAGGCTAAGGCCCTGTCCGCACTACcgggcactgcccgacgggcaaacgCTGTTCCCATAACCCATTTCACTGAACTGAATGgcagagtatggagccagaacgatgagATTGTcaggtaacactgcttcagaagtgagagaaaataaaaacagctgGAAATGCCCGACGagcatgcccgctagtgtggacaggccctaAAGGgggtaaaaggaaaggaaaggaaagatgaACTGGGAggcaggaaggggggggggggtcctcctTACCATGGCAAACGTAGCGGCCCCATCCGCTTCCAGGTGATCAGCCTCCAGTGCTGCCTGATGCTCGAACTCCCACTGGCGTCGCTGCTTCTTCATCTGCTCCCGATGGATGTCCGATCTGGAGGCATAGTTGACCAAGGCGAACTCCAGCAGGGCGCCGAAGACGAAGGTCAGACATACGCCCGTCCAGACGTCAATGGCCTGCAAGGTACCCGTGGGCGTcagttggaatggaatggaattattattcagaggatgaaccccatGGAATGGAATCTTTATTTATAGGATGAATCCCATGGAATGGAATCTTTATTCAGAGGACGAACCCCATGGAATGGAAtctttattcagaggatgaacctcacggaatggaatctttattcagaggatgaaccccgtggaatggaatctttattcagaggatgaaccccatggaatggaatttttattcacaGGATGAACCTCATGGAATGGAGtctttattcagaggatgaaccccatGGAATGGAATCTTTATTAAGATGATGAACCCTGTGGAATGGAATCTTTATTAAGAGGATGAACCCCATGGAATGGAAtctttattcagaggatgaaccccatGGAATGGAATCTTTATTCAAAGGATGAACCTCATGGAATGGATGAACCCCATGGAATGGAGTCTTTATAAAGAGGATGAACCCCATGGAATGGAATCTTTATTAAGATGATGAACCCTGTGGAATGGAATCTTTATTAAGAGGTGACCCCCATGGAATGGAATCTTTTTCAGAGGATGACATGGAATGGAATCTTTATTCAGGAGGAATGGATCCCATAATGAATCTTTATTAGATGATGGAGGATGAATGGAATAACTTTATTCGAGGATTGACCCCATTGAATGAATCCCTttatattcagaggatgaacccccCATGGCATGGATGAACCCCATGGAATGAATCTTATTCGGTGATGAACCCCATGGAATGGCATCTTtaattcagaggatgaaccccatggaatggaatctttattcagaggatgaaccccatGGAATGAAtctttattcagaggatgaaccccatGGAATGGATGAACCCCATTGAATGGAATCTTTATTCAGAGGATGTACCCCATGGAATGGAAtctttattcagaggatgaacctcacggaatggaatctttattcagaggatgaaccccatGGAATGGAATCTTTATTCAGAGGATAAACCCCATGGAATGAATGAACCCCATGGAATGGAATCTTTAATCAGAGGATGAACCCCATGGAATGGAATCTTTATTCACAGGATGAACCCCATGGAATGGAATCTTTATTTACAGGATGAACCCCATGGAATGGAATCTTTATTAAGAGGATAAACCCCATGGAATGGAAtctttattcagaggatgaaccccatGGAATTGAAtctttattcagaggatgaacctcaTGGAATGGAGTCTTTATTCAGAGGACGAACCCCGTGGAATGGAATCTTTATTCAGTGGATGAACCCCATGGAATGGAAtctttattcagaggatgaaccccatGGAATGGAATCTTTATTCAGATGAACCCCCATGGAATGGAATTCTTTTATCAGTGGATGAACCCCATGGGAATGGAAATCTTTATTCAGAGGATACCCCATGGAATGGAATCTTTATTCAGTGGATGAACCCCATGGAATGGAATCTTTATTTCAGAGGTATGAACCCCATTGGAATGAATCTTATTCAGTGGATGAACCCCATGGAAATGGAACCCCAATCTTTATTCAGATGGACCCCATGAAACCCCATGGAATGGAATCTTTATTCAGTGGATGAACCCCATGGAATGGAAtctttattcagaggatgaaccccatggaatggaatctttattcagaggatgaaccccatggaatggaatctttattcagaggatgaaccccatggaatggaatctttattcagaggatgaaccatGGAATGGAATCTTTATTCATGATGGAACCCCATGGAATGGAATCCCCTTTATTCAGGTGATGGAAACCCTGGCATTTGGATtatttattcagaggatgaaccgcATGGATGGGAATCTTTAATTACGGAAGGATGAACCCCCATGGAATGGACCTTTCTTTATTAAGAAGGATGAACCCCTCATGGAATGGAATCTTATTCAGAGGATGACCCATTGGGAATTGGACTCTTATTAGAGGTGAACCCCATAGAATGGAATCCTTTATTATAGGATGCCCCCATTAATGGAATTCTTTATTAAGAAGGTTGAACCCCATTTAGAATTGGAATCTTATTAGAGGATGAACCCCATGGACTGAGAATCGTTATTAGAGGATGAACCCCATGGAATGGAATCTTCTTTAGTTCAGAGTATGCCCCATGGAATGGAATCTTGTATTCAGAGTGAAGAACCCGCATGGAATGGAAtctttattcagaggatgaaccccatggaatggaatctttattcagaggatgaaccccatggaatggaatctttattcagaggatgaaccccatGGAATGGTTTTTAATTCTTTATCAGAGGATGAACCCCATCTTTAGTGGCCCCAGGAAATGGAATGAACCCCATGGAATGGAACCCTAAcggaatggaatgtaaaatttaggccaaaggcccagtgCTGAGACCTACTATGAGGGTCATTATGCGTCGAAAgtgaaattactattattattattagtctgaaGAGGaatcctatccatatggaacaaacctcccacaggggccaccgactggaaattcaaacttccaagaaTCTGGTGTTCATTTGAcagaggtaacagaaggtaatagaggGTCACTTATTGaagtaaaaacataaattaacagataaataaatagagagttaatatatatacgagagtaaaaaaggtttgaaagtgtaacaggaggaaacctcacagttgcactgtgaaacaagtGTTAGTAGAGTgtgcaaagtaagatggaagaaagatagtatgaacggaggtacagtaaaaggaataaaaggggtcgcagctaggggccaaaggaaaggtgcaaagaaccataagcaatgcctacagtgcaccacgtgaggtgcactgacggtccTGTATCCTTGCAGGGATGTTAGTTGGAAGGCAGGAGTTTAcaattttctcataaaatatatataataaaatccaagAGGTGAAGGTAATTAAATTGAGTAGACAAAGACTCAGAGCTAATGCATGTAACAAACCATATAAACAACTACAGCTGTTATCTACACCTGCTATTAGCAACAGGTAGGAGTTTAAATTGAATTCTGAGGAAACGCATAATCTTCACTACCACATAAATTTCACATTTCTTTACAGCATTTCATTATATAAATTGCACAATAAATTGAAAATGGACTCAATGGAgagcaacaacaagaacaagaggTGCATTGTACCATCTTGTACCATCCTTGCTTGACTTCACTTTTAATAGCCACAGGATATATAACAAGCCATTCATTacataattaacaatatatcataatataagcaataaatgATGAACAAATAATTATCATAGTTATATATTCATATCGAATACTTAACTACAACTATCATAGTCGTACAaaggttgaacagcaagactgaaaaaaggaagcgggaatggagatAACGTAAAAGGTTAAAAAGTGGATGCAGACGccgtgggtgcagctaggggccaaagagaCACTACGGGCACCATCTGGTAATGCCTGTAGTGCACCAACCCCTGTGGGAGAACGTGAGGCCTACCTCTCTTGAAATGCACTGAAAGCACCATCCCCTGTGGGAGAACAACGTGAGGTCTGCGTCCCGTGAAACGGCGAGACATTAATAATGCGTCAGTTCGTCCTCACCTTCGTGTAAGAAACAGGCGGCAGGGACTGGTTGATGCCGGACGTCTGAGTGGCCATCGTCAAGAGGGTGGTGACCCCTAAGGACACTCTGGCGGGTACGGCGTTCTGATCCAGCCAAAAAGACACCCAGGACACGATGACCAACATGCAGCAGGGGATGTAGATGGTCAGCAGGTAGTAGGAGAACTCCCGCTTGAACAGGAGGTCGACTTTCAAGCAAGAATATGCACCTGCAAAGGAACGAAGGGTTTTAGTTAAGGATGC
This window of the Macrobrachium nipponense isolate FS-2020 chromosome 5, ASM1510439v2, whole genome shotgun sequence genome carries:
- the LOC135215479 gene encoding glutamate-gated chloride channel-like isoform X8, with the protein product MSFFRQDGTTSAFARQESTEQEYSVQLTFREEWEDERLAFDDLGGRIKYLTLTETNKVWMPDLFFKNEKLGHFHDIILPNVYLRIFPNGDVLYSIRISLTLSCPMNLQLYPLDRQTCELLLASYGWTTDDLVFLWRKGDPVQVTQNLHLPRFTLEKFFTDYCNSKTNTGAYSCLKVDLLFKREFSYYLLTIYIPCCMLVIVSWVSFWLDQNAVPARVSLGVTTLLTMATQTSGINQSLPPVSYTKAIDVWTGVCLTFVFGALLEFALVNYASRSDIHREQMKKQRRQWEFEHQAALEADHLEADGAATFAMKPLMRTHGDGLSLDKARQCEIHMQPPPPRRCCGSWLSKFPSRSKRIDVISRITFPLVFALFNVVYWSTYLFREEEEDIP
- the LOC135215479 gene encoding glutamate-gated chloride channel-like isoform X9, whose protein sequence is MLRSISKIDDYNMEYSVQLTFREEWEDERLAFDDLGGRIKYLTLTETNKVWMPDLFFKNEKLGHFHDIILPNVYLRIFPNGDVLYSIRISLTLSCPMNLQLYPLDRQTCELLLASYGWTTDDLVFLWRKGDPVQVTQNLHLPRFTLEKFFTDYCNSKTNTGAYSCLKVDLLFKREFSYYLLTIYIPCCMLVIVSWVSFWLDQNAVPARVSLGVTTLLTMATQTSGINQSLPPVSYTKAIDVWTGVCLTFVFGALLEFALVNYASRSDIHREQMKKQRRQWEFEHQAALEADHLEADGAATFAMKPLMRTHGDGLSLDKARQCEIHMQPPPPRRCCGSWLSKFPSRSKRIDVISRITFPLVFALFNVVYWSTYLFREEEEDIP